The genomic segment CACTGGTGGCAAAGGAGAAGAAGATGACGATGTAGGTGGCACTTCATTAGGAGTTAACTGCTGGGTGGTGGCTGCTACATTGTGCAGGTGAGATTCGGGATGCGAGAATGGTGGAACTAAAGCTTGTTGCACATTCTGAGATGGTATGTATGGCTGGTCATTCTCAAGCTTAGGCCTCTTCTCAGACGAATAATCACCGGAAGATTCTTTCATGGGATTTCCAAGGACACCCTCAGAAGCAAGAGAAGAGAGGACATATGAAAGCATCTGGGCTGAGGATGTCGATGCAGTTAGCTTTGCTGCCACTGCAGCTGCAGCAGATTTCCTAGGATCTTCCTCAGTTTGGCCAGAATTCTTGGGAAAGGATACTTGCCGGGCATACATAAGAGGAGCAGATTGTTCTGTAGCTTCCGGAATAAAACTTTCCTTCGAGCTTTGCTCAGATGCTAACTCAGGATTGTCACAATTCAACAACTGTCTGCAGATATTACCAGCCTGTTCTGCTCGGGACTGTGCAGCCTGTAAAACAATATGAAAATTATCAGAACACACGTATGTCCAGAAGTTCACAATATGGTTAACTGTATTTAAGCTGAGAGATAGATGCAAATAGTTCATAAATCCAACAACTATACTTAAAAGATAAGGCTAGTATAGTGTCAAACCTGAAGCTGAGAACGAACTTGCTCCAGCTTGAATTCCTGAAAGCAAGAGTAAATCAGCCTTACGGTAACAACACAATACCACAGAGTTACTTTAAAGTGATTAATCTAAGTAACCTGCTCCTTAAGAGCCTCTCTCAAATCTGAGATGAGATTAACTCTTGACGATGCAACAGCTGTTAACTGCTCAATACAGTCCCTCAGTGCAGCATGCTGATCCTGCACCTCCCCCACAAGTGCCGATCCACGGAACTGCCCTGTTCAAAGAAATTTGACATTTTTGGAAAGAATGTATCAAAATACATATTCAAAGTCTCCATAAGCAACAATTGTTCAAATGAGAAATATTTGGTCATAAAATGTTCCCAATGTTGATTgatatacattttttttcttaaagaaagaaaatataggaAAAGGATTATGAACAATAGCTGTAGTTACTAACAACATGAGTAATGCAAGTCAGACCTGAATTGACATCAGTACTAATTTCCTTATCTACTTTCTCCATACAACTGATAGCATTCCTACATTTGCTGAATATAACATCTTCATCCATCTGACTACAATATAGAAACTGATAACCTGAAACTATTTTATCCACAGTATCTCCGACAGGCTGCTTCAGCTAGCACGAATACAAAGCAGAAACAAAATTATTCCATGACACAAACATATAAATACTGCAAAACAACAGAATAAATGCAGACAGCATTGAATTTATCTCACCAGTTTGGGATTTATATGCCTGCCATTTCTATTATTACTTTCTGATTGTCTGCCAAAAAGCTCTTCCTTAAGAATTTGTCCTCGAGAACCAAACACTTTTCTCTCTTCCCATATACTGATCTGTATTTCAAACATCAAAAAGAAATGTGATATGTCATGCTAATTTTGAGAGCAACCATTCTAAAACAGCATGATAGTAATAATTTAAAGCACACATATGTTTTGAAATAAAAGAACATAACAATTAGCCAAAAGATAGCAATAATACGAAAATAGAATAATAGGCATTGACTAATTACTGTGCCATTAACAGCAATTCAAATTGTCACGCCAAAATAAACCCCAAGCCAGTTAACTAGATCTAGAAAAATAGATGTAATAAAATAACAGTTCAACTGCAGATCCTTGATATTTAACTCAGCCATGGGAAAAGTACCAAGTATTTTGAACCAATCCAATGACCATTAAAACAGGCAATGTCTGAAAATTAACCTACGCCTAGCTATAGGCAAATTTATTAGAATGATCAATGCAAGATAAGTGAGGATCCACATAATATAAAACTGGCAAGACATGCATATATTATCCAATTATCACTAGTTACTTAGCATCATCAAATTAACTTGCCTCTCTGGATAA from the Gossypium hirsutum isolate 1008001.06 chromosome D09, Gossypium_hirsutum_v2.1, whole genome shotgun sequence genome contains:
- the LOC107888840 gene encoding regulation of nuclear pre-mRNA domain-containing protein 1B isoform X2, with translation MGSSFNPQILVEKLAKLNNSQASIETLSHWCIFHMNKAKQVVETWDRQFHCSPREQRLAFLYLANDILQNSRRKGSEFVGEFWKVLPDALRDVIESGDEFGRNAALRLISIWEERKVFGSRGQILKEELFGRQSESNNRNGRHINPKLPVGDTVDKIVSGYQFLYCSQMDEDVIFSKCRNAISCMEKVDKEISTDVNSGQFRGSALVGEVQDQHAALRDCIEQLTAVASSRVNLISDLREALKEQEFKLEQVRSQLQAAQSRAEQAGNICRQLLNCDNPELASEQSSKESFIPEATEQSAPLMYARQVSFPKNSGQTEEDPRKSAAAAVAAKLTASTSSAQMLSYVLSSLASEGVLGNPMKESSGDYSSEKRPKLENDQPYIPSQNVQQALVPPFSHPESHLHNVAATTQQLTPNEVPPTSSSSSPLPPVSAMAPYAVSQYMPTAGLINGAAYSYGMTTASQQHSLPGYSVVGGAITGLSPFPTPLTNISYQSFQGSEVFYNQPSSVPTAPNSRQ
- the LOC107888840 gene encoding regulation of nuclear pre-mRNA domain-containing protein 1B isoform X1, whose translation is MGSSFNPQILVEKLAKLNNSQASIETLSHWCIFHMNKAKQVVETWDRQFHCSPREQRLAFLYLANDILQNSRRKGSEFVGEFWKVLPDALRDVIESGDEFGRNAALRLISIWEERKVFGSRGQILKEELFGRQSESNNRNGRHINPKLLKQPVGDTVDKIVSGYQFLYCSQMDEDVIFSKCRNAISCMEKVDKEISTDVNSGQFRGSALVGEVQDQHAALRDCIEQLTAVASSRVNLISDLREALKEQEFKLEQVRSQLQAAQSRAEQAGNICRQLLNCDNPELASEQSSKESFIPEATEQSAPLMYARQVSFPKNSGQTEEDPRKSAAAAVAAKLTASTSSAQMLSYVLSSLASEGVLGNPMKESSGDYSSEKRPKLENDQPYIPSQNVQQALVPPFSHPESHLHNVAATTQQLTPNEVPPTSSSSSPLPPVSAMAPYAVSQYMPTAGLINGAAYSYGMTTASQQHSLPGYSVVGGAITGLSPFPTPLTNISYQSFQGSEVFYNQPSSVPTAPNSRQ